TTGAGGTTTAAATTGTCAACTTTAATTCTGTcatactaaaaaaataaaataataataataataatttctgacTTTTTAATCAGAGAGAAATACTTGTTGGGAGTCAAACGATCACTCTTTTGCTTGTTTTGACGTGGAATGTCCTTTGACTGCTCAATAATTCCGGTAAATGCTTGTCGAACTCTTTTTCTCTCTGAATGTGAGATGTTTTCACAAGCGGGGGCGGAGCTTCATggtctggaccaatcagagctcCGCTCCTGGCGCACACCCGCTGCTCTCAGTGCGACATGCACTTTCCAAATCCATATTCTGCATCAGATTCCCAAACTCACACTCAGCTCTTTCTGGATTCTTCGACTGATGTCATTGTTTCCCAAACAGCTTCAGTTTCAGGATGGAAAGAGTAGAAGAGATTTTTCCCTGTTTTAAAGATGTTCAATATGAATTAAAACCTTTtcaaaaacaatcaaaaacattcagtgaCGCCTGCAGAATGTTTCAGCATTATAAATTCTATATATTCTATAATgggtttcagcattatatattctatatattctataatgggtttcagcattatatattctatatattctataatgggtttcagcattatatattctATAATGGGTTTCAGCATTATAAATTCTATATATTCTATAATGagtttcagcattatatattctatatattctataatgggtttcagcattatatattctatatattctataatgggtttcagcattatatattctATAATGGGTTTCAGCATTATAAATTCTATATATTCTATAATgggtttcagcattatatattctatatattctataatgggtttcagcattatatattctatatattctataatgggtttcagcattatatattctATAATGGGTTTCAGCATTATAAATTCTATATATTCTATAATGAGTTTCAGCATTATAAATTCTATATATTCTATAATGGGTTTCAGCATTATAAATTCTATATATTCTATAATgggtttcagcattatatattctATAATGGGTTTCAGCATTATAAATTCTATATATTCTATAATGAGTTTCAGCATTATAAATTCTATATATTCTATAATGGGTTTCAGCATTATAAATTCTATATATTCTATAATGGGTTTCAGCATTATAAATTCTATATATTCTATAATgggtttcagcattatatattctatatattctatAATGGTTTGAGcattatatattctatatattctataatgggtttcagcattatatattctataatgggtttcagcattatatattctatatattctatAATGGTTTGAGcattatatattctatatattctataatgggtttcagcattatatattctatatattctataatgggtttcagcattatatattatatatattctataatggTTTGAGcattatatattctatatattctatAATGGTTTTAGcattatatattctatatattctatAATGGTTTgagcattatatattatatatattctataatgggtttcagcattatatattatatatattctataatggTTTGAGcattatatattctatatattctataatgggcttcagcattatatattcaatatattctATAATGGGTTTCAGCAtgatatattctatatattctatAATGGTTTCAGTattaatattctatatattctaTAATGGGTTTCAGCATTATAAATTCTATATATTCTATAATaggtttcagcattatatattatatatattctataatggGTTTTAGcattatatattctatatattctataatggtttcagcattatatattctatatattctatAATGGGTTTATATTCTATAATgggtttcagcattatatattatatatattctataatggGTTTGAGcattatatattctatatattctatAATGGTTTCAGTattaatattctatatattctaTAATGGGTTTCAGCATTATAAATTCTATATATTCTATAATaggtttcagcattatatattctatatattctatAATGGGCTTCAGCATTATATAGTCTATATATTCTATAATGGTTTCAGTattaatattctatatattctataatgggcttcagcattatatattcaatatattctataatacattggtaatcaggaggttgctggtttgagccccacagtcaccaccattgtgtccttgagtaagacacttaaatccaggttgttccggggggattgtccctgtaataagtgctctgtataatacattggtactcagaaggttgctggtttggtggcagcgtagtggtctaaagcacataactggtaatcagaaggttgctggtttgatccccacagtcaccaccattgtgtccttgagtaaggtacttaactccaggttgctccggggggattgtccctgtaataagtgctctgtataatacattggtactcagaaggttgctggtttgatccccacagtcaccaccactgtgtccttgagtaagacacttaactccaggttgctccggggggattgtccctgtaataagtgctctgtataatacattggtactcagaaggttgctggtttgatccccacagtcaccaccattgtgtccttgagtaagacacttaactccaggttgctccggggggattgtccctgtaataagggcactgtaagtcactttggataaaagcgtctgccaaatgcataaatgtaaatgtatataatggTTTGAGCATTCGTGTCATTATATTtctcaacaacaaaacaacagtgaGGCTTATACTAACTCCAAATTATAGGCCACCCTTAAAGTTAGTCCAGTTTAGAGAACAAAACAATCAGCACTTTTAAAACTGATCCAGTGATTCTGAATGAGCCGACTGCACTGTAAACTATATTTCGTAAATGTCCTGTCTTGTCAAAAAGTATTATATAGGAAATAACAACTGCACATTGATTCAATCAATATGATTCAAATTGTGAACATGTCTTGATAGATACACCAGGAATCTTGTTGATGAGGGAAATGGAAAATTCAACCTGATGATTTTATGTTGGGGTGAAGGGCACGGCAGGTGAGAATGTTATTAAGAATTATGTCATGTTCAATATATACATTTCTTAATGAAGTTCATTTCAATTAGAAAATCTGCCTTATTAATAATTGAACAAGAATGCATGCATCAATGAATCAGAGATATTACCCACCTGATAGTATCCTGATAATAGAGTCCAATGGTCTTGTGATTAGTGGAGTCAAGAGATAATCTACTGAAAAGGGTTAATAAATGAATATGGAGCAGATTAAATTCCTGATAAAATAAGGACATATCCTAAGATGTGGCATGAGCATTTATTCACAGATGAATTGGCATTCCATCATCACAAAGCAGAAATTTAATGAATAAGATCTGTATGCTCTCAGTCTTCATCAGTTCTGAAGGTCTCtttgtgttgatgtgtttgtgttgatgtgtttgtgttgatgtgtttgtgttgatgtgtttgtgttgatgtgtttgtgttgatgtgtttgtgttgatgtgtgtgtgtttgtgttgatgtgtttgtgttgatgtgtttgtgttgatgtgtttgtgttgatgtgtttgtgttgatgtgtttgtgttgatgtgtttgtgttgatgtgtgtgtgtttgtgttgatgtgtttgtgttgatgtgtttgtgttgatgtgtttgtgttgatgtgtttgtgttgatgtgtttgtgttgatgtgtttgtgttgatgtgtttgtgttgatgtgtgtgtgtttgtgtctcattGCAGCAGTATCCACGATCACACGGACTCGCACTGTTTCATGAAGCTGCTACAGGGACAGTTGAAGGAAACTTTATTCGACTGGCCGGATCGCAAACTCCTGGGTGGGATGGTCCAGAAATCCCAGCGGATCTTACAGGAAAACCAGTGCGCTTACATTAACGGTAACAATGTGCTGTTTATCAACAGTACCTGTAGAGTGATCACTGCACACATTATGCACATAACTCTAGCTTAATAATTCATCAATAATCACTTCTATGATTTGATTTATAATCAAACTCTGTGTGATGCTAACTGAGCAGAACTTCATGTCACAAAGAGGAAATGCAGGTTTATGGTTATAAATATCAGAACTTGTTGTTCCTTAAGGTCAGAGAAGGCAACTCAAGTCTTTGATGTTGTAAAAACAAACCTCATGAACATGTGACTGTACTACATTTATGCAAtaatgtatttttagtttttgcaacttttacaagtcagattcctggtgaaatgaacactagaggcgctacaacaacacatttaaacgtgtaaaacagcagattatcagtgcaTAAAcacttatgacatctaaacacttttagtgCATGTCTCATTTGAACGTTTACGtcacataatcaactacatttacaagcttgttcacgTGATCAAACTGTGCGGTAGCTTGACTGATGGTCaggtttaggttttgggtttgggaggtcagttttgttgatttaaaactcaattaaccttaaaaacctcatctgttggggagaatatttaactcacttttagcgccacacagtggacatttcacctcagaactgccgcgaTACGTGTAATTAACCACGTAATGTAATTGTGAACATATGTCGCCACAGTCGCgtaatttcatgagatcagactcaCAAACTTGGTCGTTGTGGTGAAGTGAAACGGAGTCATTACTGTGAATTCGTTTCAGACTCCATCGGACTCCATCGGGTGGAGAACGTCAGTCACACGGAGAGCGCCGTGAGTTTGCACCTGTACAGTCCGCCGTTCCAGGTGTGTCGGACGTTTGACCAGCGCACCGGACACCACAACACCGTCAAAATGACCTTCTGGAGTAAATATGGCGAGAGGACGCCGTATGTAAGTGTGCACGCTGTGTTTCAGTCACTTTCAGAAATTCTAGATGCAATATTCTGTAGATGACAGTGTTGAAGTTAAAAATGACATTCCTGCATGCACAACATAATGCATGGCTATTAAAATGAAGAGTACAAAAGATTTCATATGAACAATCTGAAAACACAAACCAATCATAAACATGAATGAGTCCTGAAACACTGGAGTGTGCGCCTCAGTTTTGGGCTTGaatgttaatatttaatatataataatcctTATCAGTCTATTATTTACAACAGGAATTCATTGCATTGATGTTGGAGAGTTTTGTACAGGGATGTTGTTCACTAACACAACACCACCAGAAAGAACTGTGTGTTCCGTGAACACGGCCAACATTCCTCACGCTGAGCCTCGGGTGCCAAAGCCCCGATGTTAAATGACGTAATGTCTCTTTTGCACAGCATGCAGGAATTCTGCCATTGAATGGTTTTTTCCAGATGGAAATGGAGGTTGGGAGTAATTTTACACACATGTGAGAACTTGCACTCACACTTCATTTACCAGCGAATGAAAGCGGCATCAGTGCTCCAGTTTGGCCAAACACAACGAACTCGTTTTTCATTCACTAGTTGCATAAGTTTACCTTGACCAAACTGCTGTCTGGACAAAATAGTTTCAACATCAAGCCTGAACTTTGATAAGATAAGATACGGATGTATCAATGAGCCCGTCATGATGTCATTAACTCGTGCTTTTAAGTATGTGCTCTAATCTTTATCTGTGTTTCTCTCTTCTTCATTCATAAACGTATTTTATCGATTCGAAGATatataacaaacaaaaacacaacaaatataaatttaatcaacatttaacatttaacccccattatAACCCCTCCCcttccccaatcaccaaccccaccctgacccccaaccaACACCCTTGTGGTCACAAATAAGAATTCACATACTGacgaaaacatatatacatatatatatatacgtatattcaacaatcatatataattaaaacaaaatttgtcTCTCCACATCCCCtccccgagagtcccccaaaaacactgaaataattgccccatttcctATTAAAAACATTCCCAAATCCCAGCCTTCTACTTGCCACCTTCTCGAAAGCTGCCatcctccccatctccgcacacatGTGGGCGCTCTAtccaacttccatccccttaaaataaaatGCCCACCAATCATATTACTGGTCACAACCcaattatttatgtgtttatccctcaaattgatgaccgccccatcacccaaaatacagagtctggggcaaaactaAATTTGAGTTCCCAAAACGTCACACATACAACTCTGAACCTTACCAAAACTCTTGGATCtcaacacatccccaaaaaaacATGGGccgtgtctccatcctccaattggcatcgccagcaggtgggcgtgtctttaagaccaagcctgaACAATCTAGAGGGGATCCAATAGAATCTGTGTAAAATCCTGAATTGCATAatgcgcacccttgcatctctacagccgtggccaaaagtgacattcattttgtgttttgcaaatttgctgcttcagtatttgtagaaaattgtcacatgtttctatggtacactggaaaacaatgatgagcgTTTTATAcgttttaaagacttttattagtaaaaacattaaaaatatgcaAAGAGTCGATATTTACAGTGTTGCCCCTTGTTCTTAATCACccctgcaattcactctggcatgctggatatcagcttctggaccAAATCCGGAATGAtggagatccattcttgccttattagtgctcggagtcgATCACAGACTGTGGgtttctgtttgtccactcgccttttgaggattgaccacaggttctctatgggatcaagatccggggagttgtctgatctccgagccacttcattatcactcttgccttgtgacatgctgctccatcatgctggaaaatgcacggatcatcaccaaattgctcctggatcattgggagaagttgctcttgcagaacgttttgataccattcatggcagtgtttttgtgcaggattgtgagcgaacccactccctgtgatgaagagcaaccccacacatggatggtctcaggatgcttcactgttggcacaggACTAATGGTAGTGtacaccttttcttctccagactatcggtTTTCCAGATgacccaaacagtcggaaggggaaataactttgcaccagtcttctgctgtccaatccttgtacttcctgcagaatttcagtctgtccttgatgtttgtcttggagagaagtggcttctttgctgcccttcttgacaccaggccattgcccaaaagtcttcgcctcaccgTGCGTGTAGATgccctcacaccaacctgctgccaatcttgagctctgcactggtgctgACACGATCCCGTAgtggactcctcaggaggagacggtcctggcacctgctggacactctgggacgtcctgaagccttcttcactgcagttgaacctctctccttgaagttcttgatgatccggtaaatggttctttcaggtgcaatattctttgcagcaatttccttgcatgtgaggccattttgatgcaaagtgatgatggtgcacgtctttctttagaggacaagaacacaatgattggaagcacttcttccctccttttatagcatcagtctgctcttataatccaatcagaatgatagagtgattttaGCTGACCAGGTGTTTCTGATATGATGAATggaatgatgttagctggtcattttgtgccagggccaaaatcAGCGAACAgtgaaatttgtgtttttgtgataaagtacatttttttggccaatgaagctttttgcaattatttaaaatgcatctgatcactctgcacaataatctagaaacaatgtgaatcaacaccacaacaactgaagcagaaaaattgatgtcactgccaatatttttggccacggctgtagatgAAGTCTTGATGTATTTTAGAATCCgatcccacactccctcctccaacgCCAAGTTTAAATaattctcccataatctcttgatagaagttgaagctccgcccCCAGACTATGAATTAGGAGGGAGTAACACACTGATGCCTCATCACCTTTCccaaagcagtaatcacctctcccagagtatctgctgctttaggggggggtgctactcccaaaaacagccCAGAGCAGGtgtcgcagctgtaaatacctgaagaactgagatctgtgaatcccaaaatgttgaaccaaattctcAAAGGATCTCAACGCTCTCCTACAGgagtgtattaacccccctcaCTGTTTCTCTCTTAAACAGGAAACAACAATTTCACAAGAAAACAACTGAGACATTCAGCGATGCTCATCGGACCTCACAGACACCTGCAGTGActttaaactcacacactgaTCCAACAACACTTCTGAAGATTTGCAGAAAACGGTGGAAAATTGAGCTTGTGGTAATAAATGATGTTTAATCTAGTTTAATGTTGGCAAACGCTGCCGAGAGACAGAAGGTCTGAATAGTCGTATTAGTCGAGTGAATTTCCTCTTTGTTGTTTAAGACCCATCCCAGCATTCCTGTGTGTCTGTGAGCGTGTAATCACTCTTTTGTGCTCTTACGGGACGGGAGCGCTTTGGCTGAAGTATATAAtttatgagaaaaaatatatttgtctttCCTTTTGTTCCACTCAAACGAGTCTCCAAAAATGGCCTTGATAAACATGATAGTTTAGCATAAAACGCAGCACTtgagaaatgttttaatgaataatcTCCATCAATATGTGTTTGTATATTCAGTGTTTTCCACTATTGCAGAGTTTACTCTTATGAATTTTGCCGTCAGTAATAAACATGAGAACAAGAATATTTAGTCTCTGCTTTTTTACACCtggatgtttatttaaatatcttACATGGAGGCTTTTATGTTTGTTGTTAACATTGAAGTAAATAAATGTTTACCCAAATCCGGTTTGTGTAATAGTATTTATAGTTTTTGAAAGATTATCATTGAATAATCGTGGGCTTGAGAAAAGATTACTTGATGTTTTAATGTGTGCAAGAGCATCAGCTTCTGTTAAACGCTAACCCACATTTAACATCAAGACAACGTATAGTCCTGCGTTTACATTTTCTCGATCGCTTAAACACGTTTCTTAAACGATGCCTCATTTTCTCCAAACACAAATCCAGAACGTCCCACCCAATTCCCCAAACTTCCCATTTTCAGGTCAAAATGAAGATCTCCACTCAAAAACAACCAATCTTGCTGCAAAACAAACTTTGCCCTCAgatacactcacactctcacacacacacacacacacacacacacacacacacacacacacacacacacacacacacacactctcacactcacacatcacacacacacacacacacacacacacactcacacacacactcactcactcactcactcactcactcactctctctctctcacacacacacactctcacacacacacacacactctcacacacacacacacacactcactcactcactcacacacacacactcacacacacacactcacacacactcactcactcactcacacacacacactcactcacacactcactcactcactcactcacacacacacactcacacacacatacacacacacacacacacactcactcactcactcacacacacacacacacactcacacacacacacacacacacacacacacacacacacactcacacacacacacacacacacacacactcactcactcacacacacacacacacacacacacacacacacacacacacacacacacacactcactcactcacacacacacacactcacacacacacacacactcactcactcacacacacacacacacactcactcactcacacacactcacacacacacactcactcacacactcactcactcacacacacacactcactcacacacactcactcactcactcacacacacacacacacacacacacacacacacacacacactcacacacacactcactcacacactcactcactcactcacacacacacactcactcacacactcactcactcactcacacacacacacacactcacacacacacacacacgctacacacacacacacacacacacactacaacagtCTAACACACTGGTGAGATGCTCCAAACAGTAAAACACAAACCAGTAATAAGTGATGATGCTTGTGTTTCTCCCCCTCAGAAACCTGATGAACACAACAGATGTTTACATCTCCACATGAATGTACATTAATCTGGCCCAGCATCCCTCAGTCAAACATGGACAAGCACATGATCAATGTGGCATGAATATCCTCTGAGACTGcttcctcttcatcctcctcctcttcctcttccaccTTCATGTCTCTCTTTTCGATTGTCCCCAAACTGAATGAACTGACTGGGGTTGTTTAATCTCTCTATTGAATGTTCTGGTGTGTGATCAGTTTTGAGTGTTTTCTGGGTAATTGTGTGATAATTGAGCTCAAGCTGCTGACTCCAgtgaataatataatataagaaaTGACGGGATTTGTGTGAAGAGTTCTGCAGTGACAGTTCAACAAATCTGACTCATGTGTCGAAACGGGAACAGTGCTTATAGTTTAGGGAAATGGGTGTGCTTTTGATAAATGTGTTATGCTTTAGAAAGTTCAGTTCAAGAGTGTGATTATAGTGTTTAACCCGTCGAGAACATCCGTAATAACTGTTGATGAACTTCAACAAATGAAGTCTGCCCACTTACTCCTTACAAAAGTATATTTGAAGTATTCTCTTaagttttaaggaatattctgggttcaattcaactTCATCTCAGTCGACAGTATtcgtgtcataatgttgattaccagaaaaattTATTTAGTCTCgttcgtccttttctttaaatgtgtgttccagtgagacacttccaatgcaagtcaatggggattAATCTGTAcatcattaaaatactgtttcacaagtatagacacaagacataaacaacatgtgtgttaacatgattttactgtcattaaatcacttattaaccacatctgtgtgaagatagagacCATTATaatactgttgccatgacgacgatTCGaagaactttacagctgaaataatccacaagttataatagaagaatgaatgtaagtgcttttataaaattataagtgtcacatttctgcctttaaacctccaaaaattgcccccattgacttgcattagaagtgtctcactggaacacatttaaagaaaaggaggaacgagactAAATTAAGGTTTGtgttaataatcaacattatgactcAAATACTGTCGACTGagattaacttgttttgaacccggaatatttcgtTTAGAAGCGGCACACAATCACGTCTTCATCAGAGTTTGTGTTCAACCAAACATTCGTCATTTGTCAGATGGTTTATAATTCTTGTTTTAAGATGGAAAATATGTTTATTGAGTCTCGAGTCCAAATGTGCCTCGACTCATTTTATACACAACTACAACAGAACAATAATGATAACCGTATTTCATCTGTGACAATAATCCTTTCATAACATCGAACAAATCTGATCAAATAAAGTCAATAGTGATATTAATAATGTGCCAATATAATCAATACCACAACATCAGTGTG
This portion of the Xyrauchen texanus isolate HMW12.3.18 unplaced genomic scaffold, RBS_HiC_50CHRs HiC_scaffold_556, whole genome shotgun sequence genome encodes:
- the LOC127642337 gene encoding cysteine dioxygenase type 1-like gives rise to the protein MDQTELVKPETLDDLIQTLHKIFESDNINVEEVQNIMEAYDSNPQEWMKFAKFDQYRYTRNLVDEGNGKFNLMILCWGEGHGSSIHDHTDSHCFMKLLQGQLKETLFDWPDRKLLGGMVQKSQRILQENQCAYINDSIGLHRVENVSHTESAVSLHLYSPPFQVCRTFDQRTGHHNTVKMTFWSKYGERTPYETTISQENN